In Quadrisphaera sp. DSM 44207, one DNA window encodes the following:
- the ssb gene encoding single-stranded DNA-binding protein, whose translation MSTAITLVGNLVDDPELRFTPSGAPVATFRLAVNERRQNPQTKEWEDAGASFYRVSGWRSMAENVSESLRRGTRVIVVGDLMIRQYDKQDGRKGVSPEITARSVGPDLSFATAAVTKKDRSEQRPEQAEQRAGGRGSVSRSSGPAVEDLWSSASAPAGADDQPPY comes from the coding sequence ATGTCCACTGCGATCACCCTGGTCGGCAACCTGGTCGACGACCCAGAACTCCGCTTCACCCCCAGCGGCGCCCCCGTGGCCACGTTCCGCCTCGCCGTCAACGAGCGCCGGCAGAACCCGCAGACGAAGGAGTGGGAGGACGCCGGAGCCTCCTTCTACCGCGTCAGCGGATGGCGTTCCATGGCCGAGAACGTCAGCGAGTCGCTGCGCCGCGGCACGCGCGTCATCGTCGTCGGCGACCTGATGATCCGGCAGTACGACAAGCAGGACGGCAGGAAGGGCGTCAGCCCCGAGATCACCGCCCGCTCCGTGGGGCCGGACCTCTCGTTCGCCACCGCGGCCGTCACGAAGAAGGACCGCTCCGAGCAGCGCCCGGAGCAGGCCGAGCAGCGCGCGGGCGGCCGCGGGTCGGTCTCCCGCTCCAGCGGCCCGGCGGTCGAGGACCTGTGGTCCTCCGCCTCTGCACCGGCCGGCGCGGACGACCAGCCGCCGTACTGA
- a CDS encoding AAA family ATPase, whose translation MITVESIEVVNVRSIGHAVVEPLTDGGVTALNGGNGVGKTSILVAALWALYGVTPDGVPVQAMRRQGSTGEVRAVVRFRHDGQLVEVERGLKGAKDTTYAAIRVEGREQAFGRVKAAEAWVVDRLGGLDAEGFLAAFVTRQKELDSLVRARPAERRRLFERLAGIDRMSAAVRSAREEETAVKRRLDVLPGSAEDVAAARRAVDAAQQAAAGEWERLDAARARAGADEATLAAARGEADALARRLEAARAAADTARAADHQRVLAAERAATSARSAEQLAEAAHGGSPQEVQAARAAAAAAQQAASLDRDAREGARRAGADAERDAARAARTAERASRARSAAEAAVAAAEQARARAAAFPSDLEEQAVTAQREADERTDALGALRGEHQRLSAALRTLEAATSPACPTCSTPLPDPGALLETLRRTRDRVAEEGRRAKAAQEAAAGAAAALRRRAQEGLQAHQEARHAADRAERARAEDAEAAAEARAATEEARASRARAEAAQRAAQEASGRAAHVEQEVQRTAAELRRAENAAEAAARLAPAREQAARAASTAAEAERAAAAATAAQAAAAVPDEERRRVETATATAVAQAQESSRAVLAAEGAFRLAEQQLAHVEQALATEQAKLQARVQTLAELERTASVREALDAFRKDRVARLAPEVSEVATDFVARMTGGRFVAVELDEDFTAVVTDEHGHQRPVAWLSGGEESAVALALRVALGELYAGQRGGLLWLDEPFTAQDRGRRTAMMAAIRDLPARQVVVISHASDAADTVDLVLDVVPDPEQGSSVVPASAYGAVAEADLDAVVLDDDPEHDPERHPGRDRREPDLAVPA comes from the coding sequence GTGATCACCGTCGAGAGCATCGAGGTCGTCAACGTCCGCTCGATCGGCCACGCCGTCGTCGAGCCGCTGACCGACGGCGGGGTCACCGCCCTCAACGGCGGCAACGGCGTCGGCAAGACCTCGATCCTCGTGGCGGCGCTGTGGGCCCTGTACGGCGTCACCCCCGACGGCGTGCCGGTGCAGGCCATGCGCCGGCAGGGCTCCACGGGGGAGGTGCGGGCGGTCGTGCGCTTCCGCCACGACGGGCAGCTCGTGGAGGTCGAGCGGGGCCTGAAGGGCGCCAAGGACACCACGTACGCCGCGATCCGCGTCGAGGGCCGCGAGCAGGCCTTCGGGCGGGTCAAGGCCGCCGAGGCGTGGGTCGTCGACCGCCTCGGGGGCCTGGACGCCGAGGGGTTCCTCGCCGCCTTCGTCACCCGGCAGAAGGAGCTCGACTCCCTGGTGCGCGCCCGCCCGGCGGAGCGGCGGCGCCTGTTCGAGCGCCTCGCCGGCATCGACCGGATGAGCGCCGCGGTGCGCAGCGCCCGCGAGGAGGAGACGGCCGTCAAGCGCCGCCTGGACGTCCTGCCCGGCTCCGCGGAGGACGTCGCCGCCGCCCGGCGCGCCGTGGACGCCGCCCAGCAGGCCGCGGCCGGGGAGTGGGAGCGCCTGGACGCCGCCCGGGCGCGGGCGGGCGCCGACGAGGCCACCCTCGCCGCCGCGCGAGGGGAGGCCGACGCGCTCGCCCGCCGCCTGGAGGCCGCCCGCGCCGCCGCCGACACCGCCCGGGCCGCCGACCACCAGCGGGTCCTGGCCGCTGAGCGGGCCGCGACGTCCGCCCGCTCCGCCGAGCAGCTGGCGGAGGCGGCGCACGGCGGCAGCCCGCAGGAGGTCCAGGCCGCCCGCGCCGCCGCCGCAGCCGCCCAGCAGGCCGCCTCTCTCGACCGGGACGCCCGGGAGGGCGCGCGGCGGGCCGGCGCGGACGCCGAGCGCGACGCCGCCCGGGCCGCGCGCACCGCCGAGCGGGCGAGCAGGGCCCGCTCCGCGGCCGAGGCGGCCGTCGCCGCGGCGGAGCAGGCTCGGGCGCGGGCGGCGGCCTTTCCGAGCGACCTGGAGGAGCAGGCGGTCACCGCGCAGCGGGAGGCCGACGAGCGCACCGACGCCCTGGGCGCCCTGCGCGGGGAGCACCAGCGCCTGAGCGCGGCGCTGCGCACGCTCGAGGCGGCCACCAGCCCGGCGTGCCCCACGTGCTCCACGCCGCTGCCGGACCCGGGCGCCCTGCTGGAGACCCTGCGCCGCACCCGCGACCGCGTCGCGGAGGAGGGCCGGCGCGCCAAGGCCGCCCAGGAGGCCGCCGCGGGCGCCGCTGCCGCGCTGCGCCGTCGCGCCCAGGAGGGCCTGCAGGCGCACCAGGAGGCCCGCCACGCCGCGGACCGCGCCGAGCGGGCCCGGGCCGAGGACGCCGAGGCCGCCGCGGAGGCGCGCGCGGCGACCGAGGAGGCGCGAGCCAGCCGCGCCCGGGCCGAGGCCGCCCAGCGCGCCGCGCAGGAGGCGAGCGGGCGCGCCGCGCACGTCGAGCAGGAGGTGCAGCGCACCGCGGCGGAGCTGCGGCGGGCCGAGAACGCGGCCGAGGCCGCCGCCCGCCTGGCGCCCGCCCGCGAGCAGGCCGCGCGCGCCGCGAGCACCGCCGCCGAGGCCGAGCGCGCCGCCGCCGCGGCCACCGCCGCGCAGGCGGCGGCCGCGGTGCCGGACGAGGAGCGCCGGCGCGTCGAGACCGCCACCGCCACCGCCGTCGCCCAGGCGCAGGAGTCCTCGCGGGCCGTGCTGGCCGCCGAGGGTGCCTTCCGCCTCGCCGAGCAGCAGCTGGCGCACGTGGAGCAGGCGCTGGCCACCGAGCAGGCGAAGCTGCAGGCGCGCGTCCAGACCCTCGCCGAGCTCGAGCGCACCGCGAGCGTGCGGGAGGCGCTCGACGCGTTCCGCAAGGACCGCGTCGCCCGCCTGGCGCCCGAGGTCTCCGAGGTCGCCACCGACTTCGTCGCCCGCATGACCGGCGGCCGCTTCGTCGCCGTCGAGCTCGACGAGGACTTCACCGCCGTCGTCACCGACGAGCACGGCCACCAGCGCCCCGTCGCCTGGCTCTCCGGCGGGGAGGAGTCGGCCGTCGCCCTGGCGCTGCGGGTGGCCCTCGGGGAGCTCTACGCCGGCCAGCGCGGAGGCCTGCTGTGGCTGGACGAGCCGTTCACCGCGCAGGACCGCGGCCGCCGCACGGCGATGATGGCCGCGATCCGCGACCTGCCCGCCCGCCAGGTCGTCGTCATCAGCCACGCCTCGGACGCCGCCGACACGGTCGACCTCGTCCTCGACGTCGTCCCCGACCCCGAGCAGGGCTCCTCGGTCGTGCCGGCGTCGGCGTACGGCGCCGTCGCCGAGGCCGACCTGGACGCCGTGGTCCTCGACGACGACCCGGAGCACGACCCGGAGCGCCACCCAGGCCGCGACCGCCGGGAGCCCGACCTCGCCGTCCCCGCCTGA
- a CDS encoding GAF domain-containing SpoIIE family protein phosphatase, whose translation MGEQPVPDVGGAAGGAGLSAARWLLQVPHEGPDRLARLAATALGAEGGRVTVVGDREVLLGSHGAGPGSLPCSGGQRSLCALVVARGEPVVVPDARPDRLEAGADGADGADGAVGAYLAVPLEARGEVAGCVWVCSARPRAWSAHDVELLRELSASISAELQAQVLAVELADAGERIRVAFDAAGFGSFEWDLATDEVRSDVQHRLMFGLPPAPAPVRFEHLYERVHPQDRAVVGRAVSSAVRSGLYAVDHRIVRPDGTVRWVAARGRVGGDDPRGRQRLVGAVHDTTDARDVNALVARELQSSMLTELPDLAGLQLAATYLPAARGHQIGGDWYDAFGLPDGSCALVIGDVSGHDTRAAATMGAVRNLLRGLAFDHREPPSVVLRRLDEAVEGLGMDTLVTLLMARLDPVSGTSQGPDGARVLRWSSAGHPPPVLVHPDGRAQVLATAADLLVGVDARSQRTDQQCALAPGATLLLYSDGLVERRGEDIADGTARLLALAQGLAPAPLERLLAGVVEGLVAPGAEDDTALLAVRLS comes from the coding sequence ATGGGGGAGCAGCCGGTGCCGGACGTCGGAGGCGCCGCGGGCGGCGCCGGCCTCAGCGCGGCGCGGTGGCTGCTGCAGGTGCCGCACGAGGGCCCGGACCGCCTGGCGCGCCTGGCCGCCACGGCGCTCGGGGCCGAGGGCGGCCGCGTGACCGTGGTCGGTGACCGCGAGGTCCTCCTCGGCAGCCACGGCGCCGGCCCGGGCTCGCTCCCCTGCTCAGGGGGACAGCGCTCCCTGTGCGCCCTCGTCGTCGCGCGCGGCGAGCCCGTGGTCGTCCCCGACGCGCGCCCGGACCGCCTCGAGGCCGGCGCGGACGGCGCGGACGGCGCGGACGGCGCGGTCGGCGCGTACCTCGCGGTGCCCCTGGAGGCCCGCGGCGAGGTGGCCGGCTGCGTGTGGGTGTGCTCGGCGCGCCCGCGCGCCTGGAGCGCGCACGACGTCGAGCTGCTGCGGGAGCTCTCGGCGTCGATCTCCGCGGAGCTGCAGGCGCAGGTGCTCGCCGTCGAGCTCGCCGACGCGGGCGAGCGGATCCGCGTCGCCTTCGACGCCGCGGGCTTCGGCAGCTTCGAGTGGGACCTCGCCACCGACGAGGTGCGCTCCGACGTCCAGCACCGGCTGATGTTCGGCCTGCCGCCCGCTCCGGCTCCGGTGCGCTTCGAGCACCTCTACGAGCGCGTGCACCCGCAGGACCGCGCCGTCGTCGGGCGCGCCGTCAGCTCGGCGGTGCGCAGCGGGCTGTACGCCGTGGACCACCGCATCGTGCGTCCCGACGGCACGGTGCGGTGGGTCGCCGCGCGCGGGCGGGTGGGCGGCGACGACCCGCGGGGGCGCCAGCGCCTCGTGGGCGCCGTCCACGACACCACCGACGCCCGGGACGTCAACGCGCTCGTGGCCCGCGAGCTGCAGTCGAGCATGCTCACCGAGCTGCCGGACCTCGCCGGGCTGCAGCTGGCCGCCACCTACCTGCCGGCCGCGCGCGGGCACCAGATCGGCGGGGACTGGTACGACGCCTTCGGGCTGCCCGACGGCTCGTGCGCGCTGGTCATCGGGGACGTCAGCGGTCACGACACCCGCGCCGCGGCGACCATGGGCGCGGTGCGCAACCTCCTGCGGGGGCTGGCGTTCGACCACCGCGAACCGCCGTCCGTCGTCCTGCGCCGCCTCGACGAGGCCGTCGAGGGCCTCGGGATGGACACCCTCGTCACCCTGCTCATGGCCCGGCTGGACCCGGTCTCGGGCACCTCGCAGGGCCCGGACGGCGCCCGGGTGCTGCGCTGGTCCAGCGCCGGGCACCCGCCGCCCGTCCTCGTGCACCCGGACGGGCGGGCGCAGGTGCTGGCCACCGCCGCCGACCTGCTCGTGGGCGTGGACGCCCGCTCGCAGCGCACCGACCAGCAGTGCGCCCTCGCACCCGGCGCGACCCTGCTGCTGTACAGCGACGGCCTCGTCGAGCGGCGCGGGGAGGACATCGCCGACGGCACCGCCCGCCTCCTCGCGCTCGCGCAGGGCCTGGCGCCGGCGCCGCTGGAGCGGCTGCTCGCGGGCGTGGTGGAGGGCCTGGTGGCCCCCGGGGCGGAGGACGACACGGCGCTGCTGGCCGTCCGCCTGTCCTGA
- a CDS encoding ATP-dependent DNA helicase, protein MSASCTEARPPGAAAPGRRGRPRGARADAVALLHRLVAARPDGQVRPEQERMVRAVEEALRRSRHLLVQAGTGTGKTLGYLVPAVAAGGRVVVSTATKQLGERIVGEDLPLLADLLSATGGPQLSYALLKGRQNYLCRLRVAEIAELERAEEAAPAALFDVPAPAASRPSGQDAAGLARLLEWARRTSTGDRSEAPAATERAWAQVSTDAAGCVGAAVCPFARECFAERARAAARSADVVVTNHAQVAQDLRSPAPLLGSYDVLVLDEAHEVEASLSTAWGSAVEPAALARAAALAARRLPRGQRGAAGREAARAAGADLEALARALGDVEPGLLPALPAPVADLLGAAARRLGALASALEAEAPAPGGAARAAVERRGAAASAAAAAAALGAVLAVGCDGVRWLETGPDGSPVLRVAPLEVGPLLVQALGERTLVATSATLSVAGSFDPVVQRLGLAAPLTGEDGEPRPPRGVDAVDVGSPFDHDRQAMLYVPPAHFPAPAGAERGRHGEAVLDELAALVAAAGGRTLALFTSRRAAVEAAARLRSRVGTPVLVQGEAPASALVRAFAEDEASTLCATMGFWHGVDVPGPSLSCVVMDKIPFPPVDHPLMAARRTAADRAGRDGFAEVYVASASTMLAQGAGRLVRTAADRGVVAVLDPRLRTKAYGATVRATLPPMRQFSDRSVVEAALARLTGASSSPAGGAHGPARRPLPAAAAGAPGAAGGDSAGDGASRGPVRRAAPRRSAARALARSTRG, encoded by the coding sequence GTGAGCGCCAGCTGCACCGAGGCTCGGCCCCCCGGCGCCGCCGCGCCCGGGCGCCGCGGGCGCCCTCGCGGCGCCCGGGCGGACGCCGTGGCCCTGCTGCACCGCCTCGTCGCCGCCCGGCCCGACGGCCAGGTGCGCCCGGAGCAGGAGCGCATGGTCCGCGCGGTCGAGGAGGCGCTGCGCCGCTCGCGCCACCTGCTCGTGCAGGCGGGCACGGGCACGGGCAAGACGCTCGGCTACCTCGTGCCCGCCGTCGCGGCCGGCGGCCGGGTGGTGGTCTCCACGGCCACCAAGCAGCTCGGCGAGCGGATCGTGGGGGAGGACCTGCCGCTGCTGGCCGACCTGCTCTCCGCCACCGGCGGCCCGCAGCTGAGCTACGCCCTCCTCAAGGGCCGGCAGAACTACCTGTGCCGCCTGCGGGTCGCCGAGATCGCGGAGCTGGAGCGTGCCGAGGAGGCCGCGCCCGCCGCGCTGTTCGACGTCCCCGCGCCCGCGGCGTCCCGCCCGAGCGGTCAGGACGCCGCGGGCCTGGCGCGGCTGCTGGAGTGGGCGCGGCGCACGAGCACCGGGGACCGCTCGGAGGCCCCCGCAGCGACCGAGCGCGCCTGGGCGCAGGTGTCCACGGACGCCGCGGGGTGCGTCGGTGCCGCCGTGTGCCCCTTCGCGCGCGAGTGCTTCGCGGAGCGCGCCCGCGCCGCCGCGCGCAGCGCCGACGTCGTGGTGACCAACCACGCGCAGGTGGCGCAGGACCTGCGCAGCCCGGCCCCGCTGCTGGGCTCCTACGACGTGCTCGTCCTCGACGAGGCCCACGAGGTCGAGGCCTCCCTGTCGACCGCGTGGGGCTCCGCGGTCGAGCCCGCCGCGCTCGCGCGCGCCGCCGCGCTCGCGGCCCGGCGCCTGCCCCGCGGGCAGCGGGGGGCCGCCGGGCGCGAGGCCGCGCGCGCCGCCGGAGCCGACCTCGAGGCCCTCGCCCGCGCCCTCGGCGACGTCGAGCCGGGCCTGCTGCCGGCGCTGCCCGCACCCGTGGCGGACCTCCTCGGCGCCGCGGCGCGGCGCCTGGGCGCCCTGGCGAGCGCGCTGGAGGCCGAGGCCCCGGCCCCGGGCGGCGCGGCGCGGGCGGCGGTGGAGCGCCGGGGTGCGGCGGCGAGCGCGGCCGCGGCCGCGGCGGCCCTCGGCGCCGTCCTGGCGGTCGGGTGCGACGGCGTGCGCTGGCTCGAGACCGGCCCCGACGGGTCGCCGGTGCTGCGGGTCGCGCCGCTGGAGGTCGGCCCGCTGCTCGTGCAGGCCCTCGGCGAGCGCACGCTCGTGGCGACGTCCGCGACCCTGAGCGTCGCCGGCTCCTTCGACCCCGTGGTGCAGCGCCTCGGCCTGGCGGCACCGCTGACCGGTGAGGACGGCGAGCCGCGCCCGCCGCGCGGCGTGGACGCCGTCGACGTCGGCAGCCCCTTCGACCACGACCGCCAGGCGATGCTCTACGTGCCGCCGGCGCACTTCCCCGCGCCCGCGGGCGCGGAGCGCGGCCGGCACGGAGAGGCCGTCCTCGACGAGCTGGCCGCGCTGGTCGCGGCGGCCGGCGGGCGCACCCTGGCGCTGTTCACCAGCCGGCGCGCCGCCGTGGAGGCCGCGGCGCGCCTGCGCTCGCGCGTCGGCACGCCGGTGCTCGTGCAGGGGGAGGCGCCGGCGTCCGCGCTGGTGCGCGCCTTCGCCGAGGACGAGGCGTCGACGCTGTGCGCCACGATGGGCTTCTGGCACGGGGTCGACGTGCCCGGCCCGTCGCTGTCGTGCGTCGTGATGGACAAGATCCCGTTCCCGCCGGTGGACCACCCCCTCATGGCGGCTCGGCGCACGGCGGCCGACCGCGCGGGGCGCGACGGCTTCGCCGAGGTCTACGTCGCCAGCGCCAGCACGATGCTCGCCCAGGGCGCCGGCCGCCTGGTGCGCACCGCCGCCGACCGCGGCGTCGTCGCGGTGCTCGACCCCCGGCTGCGCACGAAGGCGTACGGCGCGACCGTGCGCGCGACGCTGCCGCCCATGCGGCAGTTCAGCGACCGCTCGGTCGTCGAGGCGGCGCTGGCGCGGCTGACCGGCGCCAGCAGCAGCCCGGCGGGCGGGGCGCACGGACCGGCACGGCGGCCGCTGCCCGCTGCAGCCGCCGGTGCCCCTGGTGCGGCGGGCGGCGACTCAGCCGGTGACGGCGCGTCGCGCGGGCCCGTGCGCCGGGCGGCGCCGCGCCGCTCGGCCGCTCGGGCGCTCGCCCGCAGCACCCGGGGCTGA
- a CDS encoding metallophosphoesterase translates to MSTPSLRIAVFGDDHLGYAARCRVHVASGRNQRVVDGYKAFRDRVTGALEAEVDLVLQTGDLFHRSHPAVGDIVWARQQLERFARAGVPVVGNTGNHDASAERGKSPATAAVHDPERGVEFVTDAYRVVHPADGLAVHVLSHYGLAQAERLLPEPVDGAVNVLSSHGAAMLPGHEVFRCVDSPGEQPIGLDLLADDRFALKVLGHYHGMDEIMPGVWYAGSAIRRGFADPAGGRGWLLLEVGADGRISVERRYIGQRAQHDLPVVDAHGLTGAQVEEAIRAHLASVDLDDAIVRQVVLNCSTSVRRGVDQPALARLAERALVWMPDFRRPETPADDGERTVSGLSASLTTAGAADLPAVYGGWVGEYAAAVGLPAELRPVVVAEGERHLRAASLDVASGEYAAPAPAPAPTARVEPAAPSPRAAEPADLEPPELLEVADAPLVDAQTGQEVPW, encoded by the coding sequence GTGAGCACTCCTTCCCTGCGGATCGCCGTCTTCGGGGACGACCACCTCGGCTACGCCGCGCGCTGCCGCGTGCACGTGGCCTCCGGGCGCAACCAGCGGGTCGTCGACGGCTACAAGGCCTTCCGCGACCGCGTCACCGGCGCCCTCGAGGCCGAGGTCGACCTGGTCCTGCAGACGGGTGACCTCTTCCACCGCTCTCACCCCGCCGTCGGCGACATCGTGTGGGCCCGCCAGCAGCTGGAGCGGTTCGCGCGCGCCGGCGTGCCGGTGGTGGGCAACACTGGCAACCACGACGCCTCCGCTGAGCGCGGCAAGTCACCGGCGACCGCCGCCGTGCACGACCCCGAGCGGGGCGTCGAGTTCGTCACCGACGCCTACCGCGTGGTGCACCCGGCCGACGGCCTGGCCGTGCACGTGCTCAGCCACTACGGCCTCGCGCAGGCCGAGCGGCTGCTGCCCGAGCCGGTCGACGGCGCCGTCAACGTGCTGTCCTCCCACGGCGCCGCGATGCTGCCCGGCCACGAGGTCTTCCGGTGCGTGGACTCCCCGGGCGAGCAGCCGATCGGCCTGGACCTGCTCGCCGACGACCGCTTCGCCCTGAAGGTCCTCGGCCACTACCACGGCATGGACGAGATCATGCCGGGCGTCTGGTACGCGGGCTCCGCGATCCGCCGCGGCTTCGCCGACCCGGCCGGGGGCCGCGGGTGGCTGCTCCTGGAGGTCGGCGCCGACGGGCGGATCAGCGTCGAGCGCCGCTACATCGGCCAGCGCGCCCAGCACGACCTGCCGGTGGTCGACGCGCACGGGCTCACGGGCGCGCAGGTGGAGGAGGCGATCCGCGCCCACCTGGCCTCGGTCGACCTCGACGACGCGATCGTGCGCCAGGTGGTGCTCAACTGCTCCACCAGCGTGCGCCGGGGCGTGGACCAGCCGGCCCTGGCGCGCCTGGCCGAGCGGGCGCTGGTGTGGATGCCGGACTTCCGCCGTCCCGAGACCCCCGCCGACGACGGCGAGCGCACCGTCTCGGGCCTGTCCGCGTCGCTGACGACGGCCGGGGCGGCCGACCTGCCGGCCGTCTACGGCGGCTGGGTCGGCGAGTACGCCGCGGCCGTGGGGCTGCCGGCCGAGCTGCGCCCCGTCGTCGTGGCCGAGGGCGAGCGGCACCTGCGGGCCGCCTCCCTGGACGTCGCGAGCGGGGAGTACGCGGCCCCCGCACCCGCCCCCGCGCCCACTGCCCGGGTCGAGCCCGCCGCGCCGTCCCCCCGCGCGGCCGAACCGGCCGATCTGGAGCCGCCCGAGCTGCTCGAGGTCGCCGACGCCCCGCTCGTGGACGCGCAGACCGGCCAGGAGGTGCCCTGGTGA